A single window of Kiloniellales bacterium DNA harbors:
- a CDS encoding copper chaperone PCu(A)C, producing the protein MLRYLSLPAILLATALLSNPAAAGDYTLGDLTVHKPWARASIGQAQAGAAYLTVMNKGSLPDRLIAAEGTVANRIELHTHMMDGGVMKMRPVQAIEVAPGEPAVLKPGGLHVMLMGLKAPLVKGESFPLTLVFEKAGRIEIEVPIGEGTAMEHQMDHGKTHKKGS; encoded by the coding sequence ATGCTTCGATACCTTTCGCTGCCGGCGATCCTGCTGGCGACCGCCTTGCTCTCCAACCCGGCCGCCGCGGGCGACTACACCCTCGGCGACCTGACCGTCCACAAGCCCTGGGCGCGCGCCTCCATCGGCCAGGCCCAGGCCGGCGCCGCCTATCTCACCGTCATGAACAAGGGCTCCCTGCCCGACCGGCTGATCGCCGCCGAGGGTACGGTGGCCAACCGCATCGAACTGCACACCCACATGATGGACGGTGGGGTCATGAAGATGCGACCGGTTCAGGCGATCGAGGTCGCGCCCGGCGAGCCGGCGGTGCTCAAGCCTGGCGGCCTGCACGTCATGCTGATGGGCCTGAAGGCACCCCTGGTCAAAGGCGAGAGCTTCCCGCTGACCCTGGTCTTCGAGAAGGCCGGCCGGATCGAGATCGAGGTCCCGATCGGCGAGGGCACGGCCATGGAGCACCAGATGGACCACGGCAAGACCCACAAGAAGGGCTCCTGA
- a CDS encoding UPF0262 family protein, translated as MSSDRRAEKQFIANITLDEASVVRRSPDVEHERAVAIYDLLEENRFAPVGDYHGPYHLHLALQENRLLFDIRNEADSALGTVTLPLSPFRRIVKDYFAICESYFEAIKTASPSKIEAIDMGRRGLHNEGSELLRERLDGKIEIDFDTARRLFTLICVLHIRG; from the coding sequence ATGAGCAGCGACCGGCGTGCGGAAAAGCAATTCATCGCCAATATCACGCTGGACGAGGCGAGCGTCGTCCGGCGCAGCCCGGACGTCGAGCACGAGCGCGCGGTCGCCATATACGACCTGCTCGAGGAGAACCGCTTCGCCCCGGTCGGCGACTACCACGGCCCCTATCACCTGCACCTGGCCTTGCAGGAGAACCGCCTGCTCTTCGACATCCGTAACGAGGCCGACAGCGCGCTGGGCACGGTGACACTGCCGCTTTCGCCCTTCCGGCGGATCGTCAAGGACTACTTCGCCATCTGCGAGAGCTATTTCGAGGCGATCAAGACCGCCAGCCCCTCGAAGATCGAGGCCATCGACATGGGCCGGCGCGGCCTCCACAACGAGGGCTCCGAGCTTCTGCGCGAGCGCCTGGACGGCAAGATCGAGATCGACTTCGACACCGCCCGGCGGCTCTTCACCCTGATCTGCGTGCTGCACATACGGGGCTAG
- a CDS encoding nickel/cobalt transporter, which produces MSHSGRRFAGLILLSLLLGLAPASLAPVAAQSLPGLPPAEAESAAPEVGFWHRTRFEIARLQQELQRDLAGLVRELKSGESLVPLATLLFFSFLYGVVHAAGPGHGKVVISSYLLAQESRIRRGIQLSFLTALVQAFSAIALVGLLALALDLTRREAAAKVQLLEIASYGLIILLGLWMLVAALRGKIGCGHDHGHPGHDHDDDHGRSPALAETQPRQARGILGGFVPMVLSVGIRPCSGAVIILLFTLAQGIFLAGVGATFAMALGTALTVAALGILAVTSRRLAVRLAGQDSVWEDRIGRGLAVLGSLAICVFGAFFLYLALNQPVATI; this is translated from the coding sequence ATGTCTCATAGCGGGCGTCGGTTCGCCGGCCTGATCCTCTTGAGCCTCCTGCTGGGTCTGGCGCCGGCTTCATTGGCGCCGGTGGCCGCGCAGAGCCTGCCCGGCCTGCCGCCGGCCGAGGCCGAATCCGCCGCGCCGGAGGTCGGGTTCTGGCATCGGACCCGCTTCGAGATCGCCCGCCTGCAACAGGAGCTGCAGCGCGACCTCGCCGGGCTGGTGCGCGAGCTCAAGAGCGGCGAGTCCCTGGTGCCGCTGGCGACCTTGCTGTTCTTCTCCTTCCTCTACGGAGTCGTGCACGCGGCCGGCCCGGGTCACGGCAAGGTGGTGATCTCCTCCTACCTGCTGGCCCAGGAAAGCCGGATCCGGCGCGGCATCCAGCTCTCCTTCCTGACGGCCCTGGTGCAGGCCTTCTCGGCCATCGCTCTGGTCGGCCTGCTGGCCCTCGCGCTCGACCTGACCCGCCGCGAGGCCGCCGCCAAGGTGCAGCTGCTGGAGATCGCCAGCTACGGGCTGATCATCCTGCTCGGCCTCTGGATGCTGGTCGCCGCCCTGCGCGGCAAGATCGGCTGCGGCCACGATCACGGTCACCCAGGCCACGATCACGATGACGACCATGGGCGCTCGCCGGCCTTGGCGGAGACGCAGCCACGGCAGGCGCGTGGCATTCTGGGCGGCTTCGTCCCGATGGTGCTCTCGGTCGGCATCCGGCCCTGCAGTGGGGCGGTGATCATCCTGCTCTTCACCCTGGCCCAGGGCATCTTCCTGGCCGGGGTCGGCGCCACCTTCGCCATGGCCCTGGGGACGGCCCTGACCGTTGCGGCGCTGGGCATCCTGGCCGTGACCTCGCGCAGGCTCGCGGTCCGCCTCGCCGGCCAGGATTCGGTCTGGGAGGACCGTATCGGCCGCGGCCTGGCCGTCCTCGGCTCCCTGGCGATCTGCGTCTTCGGGGCTTTCTTTCTCTACCTTGCCCTCAACCAGCCGGTCGCGACGATCTAA
- a CDS encoding nitrate reductase cytochrome c-type subunit: MRRQSHFGPELMGRLALLLVALTLVTGTFPWSVAEAEPLATLRGAELDEEPEPPTLGEVENKDLRRARNYPEQPPTVPHKVRNYQIDLRANKCMTCHSRTAVEDSQAPMVSVTHFTDREGQVRAFMSPRRYFCDQCHVTQHEVRAATGNTFVDVEKLITGLGE; encoded by the coding sequence ATGCGCCGTCAAAGTCATTTCGGTCCAGAGCTGATGGGCCGCCTGGCCCTGCTGCTGGTCGCCCTCACCCTGGTCACGGGGACCTTTCCCTGGTCGGTCGCGGAGGCCGAGCCGCTGGCCACGCTGCGCGGCGCGGAGCTCGACGAGGAGCCGGAGCCGCCGACCTTGGGCGAGGTGGAGAACAAGGACCTGCGTCGCGCGCGGAACTATCCCGAGCAACCGCCCACCGTGCCGCACAAGGTGCGCAACTACCAGATCGACCTCAGGGCCAACAAGTGCATGACCTGTCACAGCCGCACCGCGGTCGAGGACTCCCAGGCGCCGATGGTCAGCGTCACGCATTTCACCGACCGCGAGGGCCAGGTGCGCGCCTTCATGTCGCCGCGCCGCTACTTCTGTGATCAATGCCATGTCACCCAGCACGAGGTGCGCGCCGCGACCGGCAACACCTTCGTCGACGTCGAAAAGCTGATCACCGGCCTCGGCGAGTAA
- the napA gene encoding periplasmic nitrate reductase subunit alpha translates to MTADKPRISRRDYIKAQAVAAATAAAGMPLAAKATEIRITRQAAELQWSKAACRFCGTGCSVMVGVKDGRVVATHGDAEAEVNRGLNCVKGYFLSKIMYGEDRLTQPLLRMRDGKYAKDGEFTPVTWDQAFNVMAEKFKAAIKAKGPEAVGMFGSGQWTVWEGYAAAKLMKAGFRSNNIDPNARHCMASAVGGFMRAFGIDEPMGCYDDFEEADAFVLWGSNMAEMHPILWTRIADRRFSAPHVKVAVLSTFENRSFGLADVPIVFHPQTDLAILNFIAKHIIETGRVNESFVAKHVNFRRGNADIGYGLRPEHPLQQKAANATDANGSQPMTFEEYAEFVADYDIDTVSELSGVPGSRLEALAELYADPNTKVMSLWTMGFNQHTRGVWCNNLVYNIHLLTGKISEPGNSPFSLTGQPSACGTAREVGTFSHRLPADMVVAKKEHRDIAEKIWKLPAGTIPAKPGFHAVQHNRMLKDGVINAYWVQVNNNMQAAANLNEEGYPGYRNPENFIVVSDAYPTVTAQAADLVLPTAMWVEKEGAYGNAERRTQFWHQLVDAPGEARSDVWQVVEFSKRFTTEEVWPQEILDANPEYKGKTLYDVLFANGQVDRYPLSELSLEYENQEAKHFGFYLQKGLFEEYAQFGRGHGHDLAPFDTYHQVRGLRWPVVDGEETRWRFREGSDPYVERGTGLQFYGNADKKAKIFALPYEPPAESPDEDYDLWLATGRVLEHWHSGSMTQRVPELYQAFPDAVVFMHPDDARDRGLRRGSEVRVVSRRGEIRTRVETRGRNKPPRGLVFVPWFDASQLINKVTLDATDPISKQTDFKKCAVKVISVQS, encoded by the coding sequence ATGACAGCTGACAAGCCCCGGATAAGCCGGCGCGACTACATCAAGGCGCAGGCCGTGGCGGCCGCCACGGCGGCGGCGGGCATGCCGCTCGCAGCCAAGGCGACCGAGATCCGCATCACAAGGCAAGCGGCCGAACTGCAGTGGTCGAAGGCGGCCTGCCGCTTCTGCGGCACCGGCTGCAGCGTCATGGTCGGTGTCAAGGACGGCCGGGTCGTCGCGACCCACGGCGATGCCGAGGCGGAGGTCAACCGCGGCCTCAACTGCGTCAAGGGCTACTTCCTCTCCAAGATCATGTACGGCGAGGACCGGCTGACGCAGCCGCTACTGCGCATGAGGGACGGCAAGTACGCCAAAGACGGCGAGTTCACGCCGGTCACCTGGGACCAGGCCTTCAACGTCATGGCCGAGAAGTTCAAGGCCGCCATCAAGGCCAAGGGGCCCGAGGCGGTCGGCATGTTCGGCTCAGGCCAGTGGACGGTCTGGGAGGGCTATGCCGCCGCCAAGCTGATGAAGGCCGGCTTCCGCTCCAACAACATCGACCCCAATGCGCGGCACTGCATGGCTTCGGCGGTCGGCGGCTTCATGCGCGCCTTCGGCATCGACGAGCCGATGGGCTGTTACGACGACTTCGAGGAAGCCGACGCCTTCGTGCTCTGGGGCTCGAACATGGCCGAGATGCATCCGATCCTCTGGACCCGGATCGCAGACCGGCGCTTCAGCGCCCCGCACGTCAAGGTCGCCGTGCTCTCGACCTTCGAGAACCGTTCCTTCGGCCTCGCCGACGTGCCGATCGTCTTCCACCCGCAGACCGACCTGGCGATCCTCAACTTCATCGCCAAGCACATCATCGAGACCGGCCGGGTCAACGAGAGCTTCGTCGCCAAGCACGTCAACTTCCGGCGCGGCAACGCCGACATCGGCTATGGCCTGCGCCCCGAGCATCCGCTGCAGCAGAAGGCCGCCAACGCGACGGACGCCAACGGCTCGCAGCCGATGACCTTCGAGGAATACGCCGAGTTCGTCGCCGACTACGACATCGACACGGTGTCGGAGTTGTCGGGCGTGCCGGGCTCGCGCCTGGAGGCGCTGGCCGAGCTCTACGCCGATCCGAACACCAAGGTGATGTCGCTCTGGACCATGGGCTTCAACCAGCACACCCGTGGCGTCTGGTGCAACAACCTCGTCTACAACATCCATCTCCTGACCGGGAAGATCTCCGAGCCGGGCAACAGCCCCTTCTCGCTGACCGGACAGCCCTCGGCCTGCGGCACGGCACGCGAGGTCGGGACCTTCTCGCACCGCCTGCCGGCCGACATGGTGGTCGCCAAGAAGGAGCATCGCGACATCGCCGAGAAGATCTGGAAGCTGCCCGCCGGCACCATCCCGGCCAAGCCGGGCTTCCACGCGGTGCAGCACAACAGGATGCTGAAGGATGGCGTCATCAACGCCTACTGGGTCCAGGTCAACAATAACATGCAGGCGGCCGCCAACCTCAACGAGGAAGGCTACCCGGGCTACCGCAACCCGGAGAACTTCATCGTCGTCTCCGACGCATACCCGACGGTGACGGCCCAGGCCGCCGACCTGGTGCTGCCGACCGCCATGTGGGTGGAGAAGGAGGGCGCCTACGGCAACGCCGAGCGGCGGACCCAGTTCTGGCATCAGCTGGTCGACGCGCCGGGCGAGGCCCGCTCCGACGTCTGGCAGGTGGTGGAGTTCTCCAAGCGCTTCACGACGGAAGAGGTCTGGCCGCAGGAGATCCTGGACGCCAACCCGGAGTACAAGGGCAAGACGCTTTACGACGTGCTCTTCGCCAACGGCCAGGTGGACCGCTATCCCCTCTCGGAGCTCAGCCTGGAGTACGAAAACCAGGAGGCCAAGCACTTCGGCTTCTACCTGCAGAAGGGCCTGTTCGAGGAGTACGCGCAGTTCGGTCGCGGCCACGGCCACGACCTGGCACCCTTCGACACCTATCACCAGGTCCGCGGCCTGCGCTGGCCGGTGGTCGACGGCGAGGAGACACGCTGGCGCTTCCGCGAGGGCTCGGATCCCTACGTCGAGCGCGGGACGGGGCTGCAGTTCTACGGCAACGCCGACAAGAAAGCGAAGATCTTCGCCCTGCCCTACGAGCCGCCGGCCGAATCGCCGGACGAGGACTACGATCTCTGGCTCGCCACCGGCCGGGTCCTGGAGCATTGGCACTCCGGCTCCATGACCCAGCGGGTGCCGGAGCTCTATCAGGCCTTCCCCGATGCGGTGGTCTTCATGCATCCCGACGATGCCAGGGACCGGGGCCTGCGCCGCGGCAGCGAGGTCCGGGTGGTCTCCCGGCGCGGCGAGATCAGGACCCGAGTCGAGACCCGGGGCCGCAACAAGCCGCCGCGGGGACTGGTCTTCGTTCCCTGGTTCGACGCCAGCCAGCTGATCAACAAGGTGACGCTGGATGCCACCGACCCGATCTCCAAGCAAACGGATTTCAAGAAATGCGCCGTCAAAGTCATTTCGGTCCAGAGCTGA
- a CDS encoding arsenate reductase ArsC has protein sequence MGDFPDSVLFACSQNAIRSPMAEGLLKHLLGHRIYVDSVGVRAGEVDPFAVAVMEEIGIDVSRHRSKSFDQLEDTSYDLIVSLSPEAQHRAVELTRTMACEVEFWRVLDPSLIEGSRETRLHAYREVRDQLLRRIQERFGSDIKPVV, from the coding sequence TTGGGCGACTTTCCCGACAGCGTTCTCTTCGCCTGCAGCCAGAACGCGATCCGCTCGCCCATGGCCGAGGGCCTGCTGAAGCACCTCCTGGGCCATCGGATCTACGTCGATTCCGTCGGCGTGCGCGCCGGCGAGGTCGACCCCTTCGCGGTCGCGGTGATGGAGGAGATCGGCATCGACGTCTCCCGGCACCGCTCCAAGTCCTTCGACCAGCTGGAGGACACCTCCTACGACCTCATCGTCTCGCTCTCGCCCGAGGCCCAGCACCGCGCGGTCGAGCTGACCCGGACCATGGCCTGTGAGGTCGAGTTCTGGCGGGTGCTGGACCCCAGCCTGATCGAGGGCAGCCGCGAGACCCGCCTGCACGCCTACCGCGAGGTCCGTGATCAGCTCCTGCGCCGGATCCAGGAACGCTTCGGCAGCGACATCAAGCCGGTGGTGTAA
- a CDS encoding universal stress protein, translating to MIRTILTPLDGSRHAGAALDLSVDLAKVYNARLILLHVGLRDGDVPQDLYDSAARELAQAEDRGDETGIHPHLSEHLRVLEYLGHKILREAQAAAAKVGVETGDSVIDFGDAGERILHHAKHKSADLIVMGSRGYGELEGLFLGSVSHKVFHLAPCACVTVHRAEGEAGFRGLGTILAATDGSAHATKSVELASDIAARYGAKLVLLHALRREATAAQLRAAVDPERLGAEVREELEMAERLVAMGSGAGLLAAAISEAALKAIGEGILEQGAELARAKSVDKLETRLVDDDPARAVLATAKSEKADLIALGSRGLGEVQGLLAGSVSYKVNHAAPCTCLVVR from the coding sequence ATGATTCGAACCATCCTGACCCCGCTCGACGGCTCCCGCCATGCGGGGGCGGCGCTCGACCTCAGCGTCGACCTCGCCAAGGTCTACAATGCCCGGCTGATCCTGCTGCACGTCGGCCTGCGCGACGGGGACGTGCCTCAAGATCTTTACGACTCCGCTGCCCGCGAGCTCGCCCAGGCCGAGGACCGGGGAGACGAGACCGGCATCCATCCGCACCTCTCGGAACATCTGCGCGTCTTGGAGTACCTGGGCCATAAGATCCTGCGCGAGGCCCAGGCCGCCGCGGCGAAGGTCGGAGTCGAGACCGGCGACAGCGTCATCGATTTCGGCGATGCCGGCGAGCGCATCCTCCATCATGCGAAACACAAGTCGGCCGACCTCATCGTGATGGGCAGCCGCGGCTACGGCGAGCTCGAGGGCCTTTTCCTCGGCAGCGTGTCGCACAAGGTCTTCCACCTCGCGCCTTGCGCCTGCGTGACCGTGCACCGCGCGGAGGGCGAGGCCGGCTTCCGGGGCCTCGGGACCATCCTCGCGGCCACCGACGGCTCCGCCCATGCGACCAAGTCGGTCGAGCTGGCCAGCGACATTGCCGCCAGGTACGGCGCAAAGCTTGTGCTGCTGCACGCCTTGCGCCGCGAGGCGACCGCGGCACAGCTCCGGGCCGCCGTCGATCCGGAGCGCCTCGGCGCGGAGGTGCGCGAGGAGCTGGAAATGGCGGAGCGCCTGGTCGCCATGGGGTCGGGCGCGGGCTTGCTCGCGGCGGCGATTTCCGAAGCCGCTTTGAAGGCGATCGGGGAGGGGATTCTGGAACAGGGTGCGGAGCTGGCCAGGGCAAAGTCCGTCGACAAGCTCGAGACGCGGCTCGTCGACGACGACCCGGCGCGTGCGGTCCTCGCCACCGCGAAAAGCGAGAAGGCCGACCTTATTGCCTTGGGCAGCCGCGGTCTGGGCGAGGTCCAAGGCCTTCTGGCCGGCAGCGTCTCCTACAAGGTCAACCACGCCGCGCCCTGCACCTGCCTTGTGGTTCGCTGA
- the hisG gene encoding ATP phosphoribosyltransferase encodes MAANEGIVFAVPKGRILAELKPLLARVGIEPEPGFADEADRRLRYATNLTGVEIISVRSFDVATFVAFGAAQLGVAGSDVLMEFDYPEIYAPVDLRIGRCRLAVAEPRDMVAEDDPARWSHIRIATKYPEITRSHFARRGVQAECIKLNGAMELAPTLGLCRRIVDLVSSGATLAANDLVEVEQIAEVSSRLVVNRAAMKTRPEEINRWIGRFQEAVDAA; translated from the coding sequence ATGGCCGCCAACGAAGGCATCGTCTTTGCCGTGCCCAAGGGCCGGATCCTGGCGGAGCTGAAGCCGCTTCTGGCCCGGGTCGGCATCGAGCCGGAGCCCGGCTTCGCCGACGAGGCCGACCGGCGGCTGCGCTACGCCACCAACCTCACGGGGGTCGAGATCATCTCGGTGCGCTCCTTCGACGTCGCGACCTTCGTGGCCTTCGGTGCGGCCCAGCTCGGGGTCGCCGGCTCCGACGTCCTGATGGAGTTCGACTACCCGGAGATCTATGCCCCCGTCGACCTCAGGATCGGCCGCTGCCGCCTGGCGGTGGCGGAGCCGCGCGACATGGTCGCCGAGGACGACCCGGCGCGCTGGAGCCACATCCGCATCGCCACCAAGTACCCCGAGATCACCCGCAGCCACTTCGCCCGGCGCGGGGTTCAGGCCGAATGCATCAAGCTCAACGGCGCCATGGAGCTGGCGCCCACCCTGGGGCTTTGCCGGCGCATCGTCGACCTGGTCTCCTCGGGCGCGACCCTGGCCGCCAATGATCTGGTCGAGGTCGAGCAGATTGCCGAGGTCTCCTCGCGCCTGGTGGTCAACCGCGCCGCCATGAAGACCCGCCCGGAGGAGATCAACCGCTGGATCGGGCGCTTCCAGGAGGCGGTCGATGCCGCATAG
- a CDS encoding chaperone NapD has translation MRNERKMTTPPSRRDVLRGRARGPEVHIASILVQAWPDRLPAVEAELSALTGVESHGSNGAGKLILTLETRGDAELMERVRQIETAEGVIAASLVYHHAEEMDDDS, from the coding sequence ATGCGCAACGAGAGAAAGATGACAACCCCGCCGAGCCGCCGCGACGTCCTGCGCGGCCGTGCCCGAGGGCCCGAGGTGCACATCGCCAGCATCCTGGTTCAAGCCTGGCCGGACAGATTGCCCGCGGTCGAGGCCGAGCTGAGCGCCCTGACCGGCGTGGAGAGCCACGGCTCGAACGGCGCCGGGAAGCTGATCCTGACGTTGGAGACACGGGGCGACGCCGAGCTCATGGAGCGGGTCCGACAGATCGAAACGGCGGAGGGCGTCATCGCCGCCTCGCTGGTCTATCACCACGCCGAGGAGATGGACGATGACAGCTGA
- the napE gene encoding periplasmic nitrate reductase, NapE protein: MTEAQAGMKTLDGKTADPKSRTRELRAFLFLTVVLAPALTVALVGGYGFTVWILQLIAGPPGPA; this comes from the coding sequence GTGACCGAGGCTCAAGCTGGCATGAAGACTCTGGACGGCAAAACGGCGGACCCGAAGTCGCGAACCCGCGAGCTTCGCGCCTTCCTGTTTCTGACCGTGGTCCTGGCGCCCGCCCTCACGGTGGCGTTGGTTGGCGGCTACGGCTTCACCGTCTGGATCCTTCAGCTCATCGCCGGGCCCCCTGGTCCGGCCTGA
- a CDS encoding DUF1007 family protein encodes MPKRSDRRTALPKGLVLAVLLGLTALLSPLGSPRAHPHVWIDVSLELSFQGNVLKGLRVVWLFDEYYSAFAVQDFDVNGNKRLDREELAILENGHEGLKEYSYFTHLKIGALLPDNLKVEAVENFVAEMNGDRLQYAFDVPLPENLDPRETTFGVGFYDETYYIDLNVGSPRKLRVTGNLPGGCRPALVEDKLNPIYFGMVNPLYVQIGCDVS; translated from the coding sequence ATGCCAAAGCGTTCGGACCGCAGGACGGCACTGCCGAAGGGCTTGGTCCTCGCCGTATTGCTCGGGCTGACGGCCCTGCTGTCGCCGCTCGGCAGCCCGCGGGCGCATCCTCACGTCTGGATCGACGTGTCGCTCGAACTCAGCTTCCAGGGCAACGTCTTGAAGGGCCTGCGGGTGGTCTGGCTCTTTGACGAGTACTACAGCGCCTTTGCGGTCCAGGACTTCGACGTCAACGGCAACAAGCGGCTCGACCGGGAGGAGCTGGCGATTCTCGAAAACGGCCACGAGGGGCTGAAGGAGTACAGCTACTTCACGCATCTCAAGATCGGCGCCCTGCTGCCGGATAACCTCAAGGTCGAGGCGGTGGAGAACTTCGTCGCCGAGATGAACGGCGACCGGTTGCAATACGCCTTCGACGTCCCCTTGCCGGAGAACCTCGATCCCCGGGAGACGACCTTCGGGGTCGGCTTCTACGACGAGACCTATTACATCGACCTCAACGTGGGCTCTCCCCGCAAGCTGCGGGTCACCGGCAACCTGCCGGGCGGCTGCCGGCCGGCCCTGGTCGAAGACAAGCTCAACCCGATCTATTTCGGCATGGTCAATCCTCTTTACGTCCAGATCGGCTGCGATGTCTCATAG
- the hisD gene encoding histidinol dehydrogenase gives MPHRLDTRDPGFETAFDAFLSALRAPQDDVGEVVSKILARVRDERDAAVIALTEQLDGLSLTPETLRFGAEDIAAATAACDPADLEALSLAAERIRDFHRRQLPENLDYKDSAGLRLGHRWTAVGAAGLYVPGGLAAYPSSVLMNAVPAVVAGVPRIVMTVPTPGGEVNPLVLAAARIAGIEEIYRVGGAQAVGALAYGTAAIPRVDKIVGPGNAYVAEAKRQVFGTVGIDSIAGPSEVLVVADGSSRPDWIAADLLAQAEHDAVAQSILMTDDAAFAGAVEAALLEQLRSLPKANIAGAAWENHGAVILLDSLEEAPPLVDRVAPEHLELAVAEPEALAAGIRNAGAIFLGRFTPEALGDYLAGPNHVLPTDRSARFSSGLSALDFMKRSSIIACDIDGLRRLGPAAVRLAEAEGLRAHARSVAIRLDPEAEG, from the coding sequence ATGCCGCATAGGCTGGATACCCGCGATCCCGGCTTCGAGACCGCCTTCGACGCCTTCCTGAGCGCGCTGCGGGCGCCGCAGGACGATGTCGGCGAGGTCGTTTCAAAGATCCTGGCACGGGTCCGGGACGAGCGCGACGCCGCCGTCATCGCCCTGACCGAGCAGCTTGACGGCCTGAGCCTGACGCCCGAGACCCTGCGCTTCGGCGCGGAGGATATCGCGGCCGCGACGGCGGCCTGCGATCCGGCCGATCTGGAGGCCCTGAGCCTCGCCGCCGAGCGGATCCGCGACTTCCACCGGCGCCAGCTGCCCGAGAACCTGGACTACAAGGACTCCGCCGGGCTGCGTCTGGGCCACCGCTGGACCGCAGTCGGCGCCGCCGGGCTCTACGTGCCCGGCGGCCTGGCGGCCTATCCCTCATCGGTGCTGATGAACGCCGTGCCGGCGGTCGTGGCCGGGGTGCCGCGCATCGTCATGACCGTGCCGACGCCGGGCGGCGAGGTGAATCCCTTGGTCCTGGCCGCGGCGCGCATTGCCGGCATCGAGGAGATCTACCGGGTCGGCGGGGCCCAGGCGGTCGGGGCGCTGGCTTACGGCACCGCCGCGATCCCGCGGGTCGACAAGATCGTCGGGCCGGGCAACGCCTACGTCGCCGAGGCGAAGCGCCAGGTCTTCGGCACGGTCGGCATCGATTCCATCGCCGGGCCCTCCGAGGTTCTGGTGGTCGCCGACGGATCCAGCCGGCCGGATTGGATTGCTGCCGATCTCCTGGCTCAGGCCGAGCACGATGCCGTGGCCCAGTCGATCCTCATGACCGACGATGCGGCCTTCGCCGGGGCCGTAGAGGCCGCGCTGCTCGAGCAGCTTCGCTCGCTGCCCAAGGCGAACATCGCCGGTGCCGCCTGGGAGAATCACGGCGCCGTCATCCTGCTGGACAGCCTCGAAGAGGCCCCGCCGCTGGTCGATCGGGTGGCACCGGAGCACCTTGAGCTCGCCGTCGCCGAGCCGGAGGCCCTGGCCGCAGGAATCCGCAACGCCGGGGCCATCTTCCTCGGCCGCTTCACGCCCGAGGCCCTAGGCGACTACCTGGCCGGGCCCAACCACGTCCTGCCGACCGACCGCTCGGCGCGCTTCTCCTCCGGCCTCTCGGCCCTGGACTTCATGAAGCGCTCCTCGATCATCGCCTGCGACATCGACGGCCTGCGGCGCCTGGGGCCGGCCGCGGTCCGCCTGGCCGAGGCCGAGGGCCTGCGCGCCCATGCCCGTTCGGTGGCGATCCGCCTGGACCCAGAGGCCGAGGGCTAG
- a CDS encoding cytochrome c3 family protein has protein sequence MIDLLKRYWALLNSPSRHFSLAFLTVGGFVAGIIFWGGFNTALELTNTETFCTGCHEMRDNVFQEIKPTIHYTNRSGVRATCPDCHVPHNWTDKIARKMQASKEVWGTIFGTINTREKFLEKRIELARHEWIRMKANDSLECRNCHDLESMDFTVQSKRAAEQHERFLASGEKTCIDCHKGIAHQLPDMAETAAR, from the coding sequence CTGATTGACCTCTTGAAGCGGTACTGGGCGCTGCTGAACAGCCCCAGCAGGCATTTCAGCCTCGCCTTCCTGACCGTCGGCGGCTTCGTCGCCGGGATCATCTTCTGGGGCGGCTTCAACACGGCCCTCGAGCTGACCAACACCGAGACCTTCTGTACCGGCTGTCACGAGATGCGCGACAACGTGTTCCAGGAGATCAAGCCGACCATCCACTACACCAACCGGTCCGGCGTCCGCGCCACCTGTCCCGACTGTCACGTGCCGCACAACTGGACCGACAAGATCGCCCGCAAGATGCAGGCCTCAAAGGAGGTCTGGGGTACGATTTTCGGGACCATCAACACGCGCGAGAAGTTCCTCGAGAAGCGCATCGAGCTGGCGCGGCATGAATGGATCCGCATGAAGGCGAACGATTCGCTGGAATGCCGCAACTGCCACGATCTCGAATCGATGGACTTCACCGTGCAGAGCAAGCGCGCGGCCGAGCAGCACGAGCGCTTCCTGGCCTCCGGGGAGAAGACCTGCATCGACTGCCACAAGGGCATCGCCCACCAGCTGCCGGACATGGCCGAGACGGCCGCACGCTAG